The Sinomonas sp. P10A9 genome includes a window with the following:
- a CDS encoding cation:proton antiporter, giving the protein MDPLALTLIELGAVVFALGLLARLAARIGMSPIPLYLIGGLVFGAGGLVDLGHVRDFAHLSGEIGVILLLLMLGLEYTARELFTGLRKSWQAGVMDLVLNFLPGAGIALLLGWGGVGALVMGGVTYISSSGIVAKVITDLGRLGNRETPTILAVLVFEDLAMAIYLPILTATLAGVSFLGGLQTVGISLVVVTVVFFVALRHGHRVSKAVHSENSEVFLLNVLGLALLVAGIASAMQVSAAVGAFMLGIAISGTTAHLASRLLEPLRDLFAAIFFVAFGLNTDPTTIPPVLGWALLLALVTAATKIATGWWAAARAGVAVPGRARAGAALIARGEFSIVIAGLAVTTGAVNSELAALATAYVLLMAIIGPLAARFVEPLVKAIRRPRGGGPREASARVPF; this is encoded by the coding sequence ATGGACCCACTCGCCCTGACACTGATCGAGCTGGGGGCGGTCGTCTTCGCGCTGGGCCTCCTGGCACGGCTCGCCGCTCGGATCGGCATGTCGCCGATCCCGCTGTACCTCATCGGCGGGCTGGTGTTCGGCGCGGGCGGCCTCGTCGACCTGGGCCATGTGCGGGACTTCGCCCATCTGTCGGGCGAGATCGGCGTGATCCTCCTCCTGCTCATGCTTGGACTGGAATATACGGCGCGGGAGCTGTTCACGGGCCTCAGGAAGTCGTGGCAGGCCGGGGTCATGGACCTCGTGCTGAACTTCCTCCCGGGCGCGGGGATCGCACTCCTGCTCGGCTGGGGCGGCGTCGGCGCGCTCGTCATGGGAGGCGTGACGTATATATCGTCATCGGGAATCGTCGCCAAGGTCATCACGGACCTCGGTCGTCTCGGCAACCGCGAGACGCCCACCATACTCGCTGTCCTCGTCTTCGAGGACCTCGCGATGGCGATCTACCTGCCCATCCTCACCGCGACCCTCGCTGGTGTGAGCTTCCTCGGCGGCCTCCAGACCGTCGGGATCTCGCTGGTGGTCGTGACGGTCGTCTTCTTCGTCGCGCTCCGGCATGGACACCGCGTCTCCAAGGCGGTGCACAGCGAGAACTCCGAGGTGTTCCTCCTGAACGTCCTCGGCCTCGCCCTCCTCGTGGCAGGCATCGCCTCGGCGATGCAGGTCTCCGCGGCAGTGGGTGCGTTCATGCTCGGCATCGCGATCTCGGGCACGACGGCCCACCTCGCCTCCCGTCTCCTCGAGCCGCTGCGGGACCTCTTCGCGGCGATCTTCTTCGTCGCGTTCGGCCTCAACACGGATCCCACGACGATCCCTCCCGTTCTGGGCTGGGCCCTCCTGCTCGCGCTCGTCACCGCGGCGACGAAGATCGCGACAGGGTGGTGGGCCGCTGCCCGGGCAGGCGTGGCTGTACCCGGCCGGGCGCGCGCGGGTGCGGCTCTCATCGCGCGCGGCGAGTTCTCGATCGTCATCGCCGGCCTCGCGGTCACCACGGGTGCTGTCAACAGCGAGCTCGCGGCCCTCGCCACCGCCTACGTGCTCCTCATGGCCATCATCGGCCCGCTCGCGGCGCGCTTCGTCGAGCCCCTCGTGAAGGCGATCCGCAGGCCGCGCGGTGGCGGACCGCGGGAAGCGTCGGCGAGGGTTCCCTTCTGA
- a CDS encoding cation:proton antiporter regulatory subunit produces MNVDETDLPGFGVRKDFMTQSGRRLGVVTHRDGETELIISAWDDPDTCQASIPLTGEEAATLGNLLGGQRIVMQLTEEHRDLPGISTRQFHIAAESPFRGHPMGKAQIRTRTSVSIVAIMREGEVLASPGPDVVLHVGDLIVAVGTEEGLDQAATILRNG; encoded by the coding sequence ATGAACGTTGACGAGACGGACCTGCCCGGGTTCGGGGTCCGCAAGGACTTCATGACACAGTCGGGCCGCAGACTCGGGGTCGTCACCCACCGCGACGGCGAGACCGAGCTCATCATCTCCGCCTGGGACGATCCGGACACGTGCCAGGCAAGCATCCCGCTCACAGGCGAGGAGGCCGCGACCCTCGGGAACCTGCTCGGCGGCCAGCGGATCGTCATGCAGCTCACCGAAGAGCACCGTGACCTGCCCGGCATCTCGACGCGGCAGTTCCACATCGCCGCCGAGTCCCCGTTCCGCGGCCATCCCATGGGCAAGGCCCAGATCCGGACGCGCACGAGCGTCTCCATTGTGGCGATCATGAGGGAGGGCGAGGTGCTTGCATCGCCGGGGCCCGACGTCGTCCTGCACGTCGGCGACCTCATTGTGGCGGTCGGCACCGAGGAGGGCCTCGACCAGGCCGCCACGATCCTCCGCAACGGCTGA
- a CDS encoding amino acid-binding protein, protein MSTFTHTPPPSELACEVCGRYPEPAKLRATLANILATLPIELSANALLLETHWPVAVQVVLLGIASTALVIWVAEPGVRRIFRSWLHAPALRRRRELAVAPALWRARATLSDSPGALEHLTHALARLGVNILAIQAQPVRSGVVDELVLSAPGGLTEADLLEALAEGGGEAPRAWPTTPLALIDGPTRALSLAAQVAEAPAELRYAAAELVGAQIVPAERALPDDWHAAGTVLRIPTPWDEPLVLIRPGVPFTPAEIARVSRLAELAEVAEGARRGLR, encoded by the coding sequence ATGAGCACCTTCACGCACACGCCCCCTCCATCCGAGCTGGCCTGCGAAGTGTGTGGCCGGTACCCGGAGCCAGCCAAGCTCAGGGCAACGCTCGCGAACATCCTCGCCACGCTGCCCATCGAGCTCTCAGCCAACGCTCTCCTGCTCGAGACACACTGGCCCGTGGCGGTACAGGTCGTCCTGCTCGGGATCGCCTCGACCGCACTGGTGATCTGGGTCGCCGAGCCGGGCGTCCGGCGGATCTTCCGCTCGTGGCTGCACGCGCCGGCGCTGCGGAGGCGGCGCGAGCTTGCCGTCGCACCCGCCTTGTGGCGAGCCCGGGCCACCCTGTCCGACTCCCCCGGCGCGCTCGAGCACCTCACGCACGCGCTGGCGCGGCTGGGCGTGAACATCCTCGCAATCCAGGCGCAGCCCGTCCGCAGCGGAGTCGTGGATGAGCTCGTGCTGTCCGCACCCGGCGGGCTGACAGAGGCCGACCTGCTCGAGGCGCTCGCAGAGGGGGGAGGCGAGGCACCGCGCGCCTGGCCGACCACGCCGCTCGCACTCATCGACGGGCCGACCCGTGCACTCTCGCTCGCGGCGCAGGTCGCAGAGGCCCCGGCGGAGCTTCGTTACGCGGCTGCCGAGCTCGTGGGCGCCCAGATAGTGCCCGCCGAGCGTGCCCTTCCGGATGACTGGCACGCGGCGGGGACCGTCCTGCGGATCCCGACGCCATGGGACGAACCGCTCGTGCTGATCCGGCCCGGGGTCCCCTTCACCCCGGCGGAAATCGCCCGGGTCAGCAGACTCGCGGAACTCGCGGAGGTCGCCGAGGGCGCACGACGGGGGCTTCGGTAG
- a CDS encoding MFS transporter, with protein sequence MHASGVSELERHTAPVRRGQVLAWASWDWGSAAFNAVMTTFVFTVYLTSKAFGGEDHASAVLGACLGAAGLGIALIAPVAGQRSDAGGRRKLWLGVHTGVVALLTGLCFFAFPRPEFLLYGASLIAAGHVFSELAGVNYNAMLEQIATPRTIGRISGLGWSAGYFGGIVALLLVLALFVQPAFPWFGASTGDSLNIRLVAVFSMLWIIVFSLPVMFAVPEVPRQPAARLGVVASYGLLFRRIRAIWKTSPHTIYFLVASAVFRDGLAAVFTFGGVIAAGTFGFTLSQVIFFAIFGNVVAAVGAIAGGFLDDRLGPKRVIMGSLVGLLIAGTSILVLGKGTYELGGFTWTGTVTFWVFGLFLCLFVGPAQSAARAYLARLAPDGEAGELFGLYATTGRAASFLAPTLFSLCITIATPFVAAGEAQRWGVLGIMVVLLAGLLVLLPVKPPARVATAVVPAA encoded by the coding sequence ATGCACGCGTCCGGTGTCTCCGAACTCGAACGGCACACTGCGCCTGTGCGGCGCGGCCAGGTATTGGCCTGGGCCTCGTGGGACTGGGGGTCGGCGGCCTTCAACGCCGTCATGACCACGTTCGTCTTCACGGTCTACCTCACGTCCAAGGCGTTCGGCGGCGAGGACCATGCCTCCGCCGTCCTCGGGGCCTGCCTCGGCGCCGCTGGGCTCGGCATCGCGCTCATCGCACCGGTGGCCGGCCAGCGCTCCGACGCCGGCGGGCGGCGCAAGCTGTGGCTCGGCGTCCACACGGGCGTGGTCGCGCTCCTCACGGGCCTGTGCTTCTTCGCCTTCCCCCGCCCCGAGTTCCTCCTCTACGGCGCTTCCCTGATCGCCGCAGGGCACGTCTTCAGCGAGCTCGCGGGCGTGAACTACAACGCGATGCTCGAGCAGATCGCCACCCCCAGGACCATCGGCCGGATCTCCGGGCTCGGCTGGTCCGCGGGGTACTTCGGCGGAATCGTCGCACTGCTCCTCGTGCTCGCGCTGTTCGTGCAGCCCGCGTTCCCCTGGTTCGGCGCCTCGACCGGGGATTCTCTGAACATCCGCCTCGTCGCCGTGTTCTCGATGCTGTGGATCATCGTCTTCTCGCTCCCGGTGATGTTCGCGGTGCCCGAGGTCCCGCGGCAGCCCGCGGCCCGGCTCGGCGTCGTGGCCTCCTACGGGCTCCTGTTCCGGCGGATCCGCGCGATCTGGAAGACCAGCCCCCACACGATCTACTTCCTCGTGGCCTCGGCGGTCTTCCGCGACGGGCTCGCGGCCGTCTTCACCTTCGGCGGCGTCATCGCCGCGGGCACGTTCGGCTTCACGCTCTCCCAGGTCATCTTCTTCGCGATCTTCGGGAACGTCGTCGCGGCGGTCGGCGCCATTGCGGGAGGGTTCCTGGACGACCGTCTGGGGCCCAAGCGCGTGATCATGGGTTCCCTCGTCGGGCTGCTCATCGCGGGGACATCCATCCTCGTCCTGGGCAAGGGGACCTACGAGCTCGGCGGATTCACTTGGACAGGCACCGTGACGTTCTGGGTCTTCGGCCTGTTCCTGTGCCTCTTCGTGGGGCCGGCCCAGTCCGCCGCCCGGGCCTACCTCGCGCGGCTCGCGCCCGACGGCGAGGCTGGCGAGCTCTTTGGCCTGTATGCGACGACCGGGAGGGCCGCAAGCTTCCTCGCCCCCACACTGTTCAGCCTGTGCATCACGATCGCCACCCCGTTCGTCGCCGCAGGCGAGGCGCAGCGCTGGGGGGTCCTGGGGATCATGGTCGTGCTCCTCGCGGGGCTTCTCGTGCTGCTTCCGGTCAAGCCGCCTGCTCGGGTCGCGACCGCCGTCGTGCCCGCGGCCTGA
- a CDS encoding Na+/H+ antiporter subunit A, with translation MLPVLALHFAVAAGAPWIFRRLGRAAFFLLAAVPAGSLVWLVLQHGAAYSGGVVESWDFIPTLGVQMAFRLDPLAWVVCLLVLGVGSLVLLYCARYFKRDDAGLGGFGGQMLAFAGAMFGLVAADDLIGMFVFWELTSVLSYLLIGYANVRLSARRSALQALIVTTAGGLAMLIGLVLLGHAAGTYRISGLLEKVPALVADPATAGAVAAGAVLVLVGALSKSALIPFHFWLPAAMAAPTPVSAFLHAAAMVKAGVYIVARLAPGLAETPYWQPVVLGFGLATMLLGGYRSLRQTDIKLILAFGTVSQLGFMIGIVGLGTPSAALAGLAMVVAHALFKAALFLVVGIIDHQTGTRDLRRLSGVFRRSRALAVTGALAAASMAGLPLFGGFVAKEAVFDAFDHAPLGAGWRDVMLIGFALGSALTVAYSARFVWGAFALKPGMPDTPFKPTPPLFVAPPAVLALAGLVYGLWPGPVDSWVGPYAADVAAGAAAATHDAARAAAAGIGGVPHLAVWHGVGLPLAFSAAGWLIGALLFAARGAVERAQSRLGVPVDAERGYRAIIGATDDVAIWVTGRTQRGSLFFYLAVILAVAALVPIAALLAGGAPLPGPDRITLVDPGSPLTPVIGVAIVVAALAALRANKRFLAVLMVSVTGYGISLIFALQGAPDLALTQMLVETIVLVAFILGMRGLPPQLRDRMGGRYRVARIVIALVFGTVMVLAALVAMDARIAEPVSLHFADLAYTGGGGLNIVNVTLVDLRAWDTFGEVSVLALAATGVASLIFIRHSGGRLGDTADVPTGSIGRMRGVDKRSRGGAELAVARTFATITRDAWLVAGRTLAPERRSIIFEVITRLIFHSLVVFSVYILLAGHNFPGGGFGGGLLAGLALTVRYLAGGRFELHEAASVGPGVLLGTGLGTAALSGAVPLALGGQMFQSAIVELWLPVFGDVKFVTSTIFDIGVYLVVVGLVVDVLRSLGSRIDEQLEVGQKEGAGKVRRERAGEEAAR, from the coding sequence GTGCTGCCAGTACTCGCCCTGCACTTTGCGGTGGCGGCTGGCGCGCCGTGGATCTTCCGGCGGCTCGGGCGCGCGGCGTTCTTCCTCCTGGCCGCGGTGCCGGCCGGTTCTCTCGTCTGGTTGGTGCTCCAGCACGGCGCGGCGTACAGCGGTGGCGTCGTCGAATCCTGGGACTTCATCCCGACCCTGGGCGTCCAGATGGCGTTCCGGCTCGATCCGCTGGCCTGGGTGGTCTGCCTCCTCGTCCTGGGTGTGGGCTCTCTCGTGCTGTTGTACTGCGCGCGCTACTTCAAGCGCGACGACGCTGGGCTCGGCGGCTTCGGAGGCCAGATGCTCGCGTTCGCGGGAGCCATGTTCGGCCTCGTCGCGGCGGACGACCTCATCGGCATGTTCGTCTTCTGGGAGCTCACGTCCGTCCTCTCGTACCTCCTCATCGGGTACGCCAACGTGCGCCTCTCGGCACGCCGCTCGGCCCTCCAGGCCCTGATCGTCACGACCGCCGGCGGCCTCGCGATGCTCATCGGACTCGTCCTTCTCGGCCACGCCGCGGGAACCTACCGCATCTCGGGGCTCCTGGAGAAGGTACCCGCGCTCGTCGCAGACCCGGCCACTGCGGGCGCGGTCGCCGCAGGTGCCGTCCTCGTGCTGGTGGGTGCGCTCAGCAAGTCCGCGCTCATCCCGTTCCACTTCTGGCTGCCGGCGGCCATGGCGGCACCGACCCCGGTCTCGGCGTTCCTGCACGCGGCCGCCATGGTCAAGGCCGGCGTCTACATCGTGGCCCGCCTCGCTCCGGGCCTCGCCGAGACGCCCTACTGGCAGCCTGTGGTCCTGGGCTTCGGCCTCGCGACCATGCTGCTGGGCGGGTACCGCTCGCTGCGCCAGACCGACATCAAGCTCATCCTCGCGTTCGGCACCGTGAGCCAGCTAGGGTTCATGATCGGCATCGTGGGCCTCGGGACCCCCTCGGCCGCGCTCGCGGGCCTCGCGATGGTCGTGGCCCACGCGCTGTTCAAGGCGGCGCTGTTCCTCGTGGTGGGCATCATCGACCACCAGACTGGCACCCGGGACCTCCGCCGGCTCTCGGGCGTATTCCGCCGCTCGCGCGCCCTCGCGGTCACGGGTGCCCTCGCCGCGGCGTCGATGGCCGGCCTTCCCCTGTTCGGCGGCTTCGTGGCCAAGGAAGCCGTCTTCGACGCCTTCGACCACGCCCCGCTCGGGGCGGGCTGGCGCGACGTCATGCTCATCGGGTTTGCGCTCGGATCCGCCCTCACCGTCGCCTACAGCGCCCGCTTCGTGTGGGGCGCGTTCGCCCTCAAGCCCGGCATGCCGGACACCCCGTTCAAGCCCACCCCGCCGCTGTTCGTCGCGCCTCCGGCGGTGCTCGCGCTCGCGGGCCTCGTCTACGGGCTGTGGCCGGGCCCGGTGGATTCGTGGGTCGGTCCGTACGCCGCCGACGTCGCAGCGGGGGCGGCCGCCGCGACGCACGACGCCGCCCGGGCGGCTGCCGCCGGGATCGGCGGGGTACCGCACCTCGCGGTGTGGCACGGCGTCGGACTTCCCCTCGCCTTCTCCGCGGCGGGCTGGCTCATCGGCGCGCTCCTGTTCGCGGCGCGCGGCGCCGTGGAGCGTGCGCAGTCCCGCCTCGGCGTGCCCGTGGACGCCGAGCGCGGCTACCGGGCGATCATCGGCGCCACGGATGATGTGGCCATCTGGGTCACGGGCCGCACCCAGCGCGGCTCGCTGTTCTTCTACCTCGCCGTGATCCTGGCCGTCGCGGCGCTCGTGCCCATCGCGGCACTCCTGGCCGGCGGTGCGCCGTTGCCGGGGCCGGACCGGATCACGCTTGTGGATCCCGGCTCGCCGCTCACGCCCGTGATCGGCGTCGCGATCGTCGTCGCCGCGCTCGCCGCGCTCAGAGCCAACAAGCGCTTCCTCGCCGTGCTCATGGTGTCCGTCACGGGATACGGCATCTCGCTCATCTTCGCGCTGCAGGGCGCGCCGGATCTGGCCCTCACCCAGATGCTCGTCGAGACGATCGTGCTCGTCGCGTTCATCCTCGGGATGCGCGGCCTCCCGCCGCAGCTGCGGGACCGCATGGGAGGGAGATACCGCGTGGCCCGCATCGTCATCGCCCTCGTCTTCGGCACGGTGATGGTGCTCGCGGCGCTCGTGGCCATGGACGCGCGCATTGCGGAGCCTGTCTCCCTGCACTTCGCGGACCTGGCCTACACCGGGGGCGGCGGTCTCAACATCGTCAATGTGACCCTCGTGGACCTGCGCGCGTGGGACACGTTCGGAGAGGTCTCCGTCCTCGCGCTCGCTGCGACGGGGGTGGCGAGCCTCATCTTCATCAGGCACAGCGGCGGCAGGCTCGGGGACACGGCGGACGTCCCGACGGGCAGCATCGGCCGCATGCGCGGTGTCGACAAGCGATCGCGGGGCGGCGCCGAGCTCGCCGTCGCGCGCACGTTCGCGACCATCACGCGCGACGCCTGGCTCGTTGCAGGGCGGACCCTCGCGCCCGAGCGGCGATCGATCATCTTCGAGGTCATCACTCGGCTCATCTTCCACTCGCTGGTGGTCTTCTCGGTGTACATCCTCCTCGCCGGGCACAACTTCCCCGGCGGGGGCTTCGGAGGTGGGCTCCTCGCGGGCCTCGCACTGACCGTCCGCTACCTCGCCGGCGGCCGCTTCGAGCTGCACGAGGCAGCCTCTGTTGGGCCCGGCGTCCTCCTCGGCACGGGCCTCGGGACTGCCGCACTCTCCGGGGCCGTACCCCTGGCCCTCGGCGGCCAGATGTTCCAGAGCGCGATCGTCGAGCTCTGGCTGCCCGTCTTCGGCGACGTCAAGTTCGTGACCTCCACGATCTTCGACATCGGCGTCTACCTCGTGGTGGTCGGCCTGGTCGTCGACGTGCTGCGCAGCCTCGGCTCGCGCATCGATGAACAGCTCGAGGTGGGGCAGAAGGAAGGGGCCGGGAAGGTCCGCAGAGAACGCGCCGGCGAGGAGGCCGCCAGATGA